The nucleotide sequence ATAAGTAATCTAAACTAAGTTCTTCAAAGTTAATTATCAGAAATTTTTCTAAAAGTTTTGGTTCTTTTTTTAGAATATTAAAGTATTCTCTGACCATTATTCCAGATATAATATGAACGGCATCAGGCGTGACAGGGATATTTTTTTTATCATTTAGTCCGGCGAATATTTCCGATAAATTTTTAGATTTTCCTTTTAATAAAGTGATTACTTGCCCTATATAAGCATCAAGACCTGCATGGATAAAGTAGATGTCTTTAGGAATCTTATTATAAAGTATATTTCTGGAGGTGTAATTATCCAAACAGTCAAAAACAACTACGTTTTTGAAATCAAACACAAAATTTTTATCAATTGCTGTATTTATTTTTATGATATTACAACTTGAATTTATGGCGTTAAGTTTTAATTTTGCTATATCTACTTTGTATTTTCCTAAATCATTTTCATTATATAATGATTGTCTGTTGAGGTCTGATTCGTCAATTATTCCAGAATCACAAATGATTATAGTACCTACTCCTGCCCTGGTTAAAGATTCTGCAACTATACACCCGAGTCCCCCTATTCCTGCGACAAAAACGGACTGTTTAAACAGTAAATTCTGAAATTCTTCAGACCAGTATACGATTTGTCGACTATATCTGCTAATAAGTTATCCTCCAGCACCGGGTGGAAATATAACTACTTCATCATTTTCATTTAATTGTGTTTCAAGTAGATTAAGATGAAAGATATTTTGTTTGTTGACTAAGATTATTGTACCGGGGATAATTTTACCGTCATTGTCAACTAATTTTTTTTTGAAGTCAATTTTTATTTTTTCTTGCAATATGATTAAGAGTTGTTTTACGTCCATTTCAGAGAAATAGGGAATTGACATTTCCTTTGTTTTTAGCAGCGCTTGTAGTGTCCCATAAAATTTAACTTTTATCATTAGGAAATCCTATACAACTTATGTGCATATGTATTATGTTTTGATAATAAATGGCTTTCTGGAAATCTTTCTCTTGTTTTTATCATATCATAATATATTCCGGCTTCATTAGTATTGTTTAGCAATGTGATACCTATGACTCTGTTATCCGAATCTAAAAAAATTTTCCTATAAATTCCGGTAAATTCATTAAAAAATGTTTTAA is from Deferrivibrio essentukiensis and encodes:
- a CDS encoding HesA/MoeB/ThiF family protein — protein: MSRYSRQIVYWSEEFQNLLFKQSVFVAGIGGLGCIVAESLTRAGVGTIIICDSGIIDESDLNRQSLYNENDLGKYKVDIAKLKLNAINSSCNIIKINTAIDKNFVFDFKNVVVFDCLDNYTSRNILYNKIPKDIYFIHAGLDAYIGQVITLLKGKSKNLSEIFAGLNDKKNIPVTPDAVHIISGIMVREYFNILKKEPKLLEKFLIINFEELSLDYL
- a CDS encoding MoaD/ThiS family protein, encoding MIKVKFYGTLQALLKTKEMSIPYFSEMDVKQLLIILQEKIKIDFKKKLVDNDGKIIPGTIILVNKQNIFHLNLLETQLNENDEVVIFPPGAGG